cctggtgcatggagcctgcttctccctctgcctatgtctctgcctctctctctctctctctctctctctctgtgtgtgtgtgactatcataaataaataaaatttaaaaaaaatctgtatagaaAACATATGTCAACAACAGAAACTGGGCAGCAAAAAAAATGGTGAGTATCTGTGAATATATTGAAGTCATAGAAGCAAAACTTGACTGTATGCAGTTAATAATATACAAGGAAAATTGCTCAGTCTTGAGAATTTAGTAATTCTTATCATGAAGGAAGAAGGTTCAGGACTATGGGATTGAATCATATGCCCAGATGGTCTATTTCTCTGAAATGATTCTAAACTCATGGTATGCTACTTCTTAGGATATATCAAAGTTctcccaaagtggggcttggaAATTAGCCAAggagtacttttttttaagattttatttatttattcatgagacacagagagagagagaaaggcagatacatagagggagaagcaggcttcctgcaaggagcctgatgtgggactccatcctggactctgggatcacaccctgagccgaaggcagatgctcaactgctgagccacccaggtgtcccaggagtaCTTTAGATAAGGGACAAAAGCTGTCTCATTGGCCTAGAAATGaacacaaaaggaagaagatatTAATAAATTCGCTTACCAGGAAATGTAAAATGTTCCAGATCCAGCCCATTTGGGGTCCAGGCCTGGTACAGCCTATtggcttctcttaaaaaaaaaaaaaaatgtagtgacAATATATCTTAAACCACTTCTGTGACATACTTTAAGCCTTCTCCTCCTAGACATAAATTCCCTCACCAATTCAAATTCACCTTGAGCCAGACTTGTCTTGCTACCTTTATTCTTCTCCCAGAAATCTAATAAGATAGCAAGAGACATAAGGAAGGAGCTTGTCTGTCTTGCTCATCACTACTCCTGTAAGGTCTAACAAAGGGGTTGCACATTATGAATGGATTTTGACTGAACAGGTAAAGGTTTACTTTCTAGACTCTTAAGAAATGTCTCCTATGTAGTATTTGTGGACTCATATTCAAAGAAACTTTCATATACCCAAATTGCTCACTCGCAGCAGGCTCTAAGTTTCAAAAAAACATGTATCTTTTAGTCAATACTAAGAGGTCATCTTATATAGAAATTTACCAATTTATGTAATGAAAGTAGAGCAGGATCACATACTACTCACTTGAATGGATACAGCACGGGACTATCCCAAGTGAAAAAGTGCTTGGAATTAAGAATCAAAAGCTCTAGTTtgaggttcttttcttttaatatacaGTCTCAGTTTTCACATTTGTGAAATAGTGAtcattgtcttattttctctCACAGGTATCCTGAGGCATATGGAAACTGCTTTATGGATTGAAAGGCATTAtacaaacaataacaataataataaatcatagcTATTTGGTAATAATAAATTAGTACCCGTATGGTCTCATGCCATTCacattttaaatctatatttaataATAGTTTTAATGATAGATTGAAAGGGTATGGTGTCATGGTAGTCAAGACTCACCTGGACACTGATAAATTATTTCCACCTCCTAGAAGACCCAGTTACTTTTTCCTAGTGTTCATGTCTGCATTCTGAATTAAAGTCAGGAGTGCTCGCTTcaagcagcacatatactaaaattgaattAAGGTCAGGTTCAACAAACAATGCCAGATTCCACAGATGTGGAAGACTAAGTATTTGTTATGCCACAGTTGCTGTCACTGTTCCCCAATTCCCAAAACAATTTAAAGTTGGAATGAGAGATCTGTGGAACGGAGAAACTTCTGGTGCATTAGGGACAGTGTCCCACAGACCCAATTAAGAGCGGTGCTGGGAATAAATGGTGATTGAACCACAGCTCAAAACTGAAATGACATTCTCCTACTCTTGTAACTTTTGGAAACAGGGGCAGATGTTCACCAAAGAGACTTTCTGAAATATGAGAGCTTTTCAGTTTAAAAGAGCAAAGTTAATTCAAAGTAAGATCTTGATTCAAGTGATAATTACCAAAATGATTTGGTAGAATTGAAAAATGAtctacggggatccctgggtggctcaggggtttggtgcctgccttcagcccagagtgtgatcctggagtctcaggatcgagtctctcatcgggctccttgcatagagcctgcttctccctctgcctgtgtctctgcctctttctctctctctctctctctctctctgtgtgtgtctctcatgaataaataaatgaaaattttaaaaaatgatctagaTATTGTAAGTGACATAAAACATATTTGCAGATATTCAATACATTTGAATTAAATGTATTGTCATTATTTGGGGGgatgaaaaaatacagataagcaataaaattattaaatttataggACAAAGTTTAATTCATATGTTTAAGGccaaaaaaagttttcaaaatcccAGAATGGATAGTTTGGAGCATGAGTTCAGATAAGTAGATAGCACATTATTGAATCAAAGTATTTCAGAAAATCTATTGAGCTATATTATAGATGTTAACACTTAGATTCTATAATTTTCCAATAGGTGTTATATTTCACTGTAAAATATCTAAATTCTGGAGAGCCATTTTGAGAAGGCAAGCCCATGCCCGAGTAGGAAACTCAGTGACCAATCACAGACTGTGGTCCCAGCTACTGACTGGGAAATAGCCCTGTCACCTTGTTACTTGGCTACAGCTCTGTTTGACCTTGATCCTGCCAGCAACACCATCTGCCAAGGGACCTGACAGGAATCATGCCACCCCATGTCCCAGGGAACAAGCTCACTGACCTCAATCCCAGCAGTGGACCCTGAGGTGGTCCATGACCAAGCTCCTGCCATTCCCAGCCAATAGTGCTGATTGTCTAGACACCAGACAGGTGACACACCCAAGACAGGCCCTCCAACTTCTGTCTGACTACAGATCTTGAATAGGTCCTGTAACTCTGTTCCAGTCTGTGCAGTTCAGGCTGGGAACACCCTGCCTGCCCAGGGATCCACCTAGAGTCACACTTGTCTGAGCTCCTGGAGGTAGACCTGCTTGCTGACCTCAGTCTGACTGTAGATCTTATAGCAGCCCCACTACTGGCTCCAGTCCTTCAGAGCTACATCAGAGAGCAGTCCTGCCCACCAAGAGACCTACCAAGAGACACATGTGTCTGGTCTCTCAAGGTAGGCAGTTGACCTCAGCCAACTGCAGATCTTGAAAGGCTCCAGCTCCTCACACCATAGTATGAGTGGTCCTGCCCTCCCAGAGACAAGCCCAGGGACCTGTTGGGAGCCCCTGAACCATCACCACCCCCACAGACCTGGAGAGAGCTATGCACATCTCTGTACCTGATAATAGGCCACCACCTGCAAACCCTGAAAGAGACCCTTGTCCCAGCACCAGAAACTGATATTGACCAAGGTCTTGGAGACAGGCCCACTCACCCTGggacatgaaaatatatgaaatataaatttcactGCTAAAGATAAATATGAATACAAATAGACTATTGTATACTATAATGATGGCATGTAAATCACTTTTAATACTAGCAcataaattaaaagacaaaagtagtaagaATAACACCACAGAAATGTGTTGATAGTGgggacctgggggctcagtcggttaagcttctgcctttggctcaggtcgtgatcccaggatcctaggatggagcctcacatcaggctccctgctcaacaaggagcctgcttctccctttaccccctgcttgttctctctcttactatccctctgtctctctctctcaaacaaataaataaaatcttttttaaaactgtacacaaatcctttcttttttaaaagaaatgttttaatataaacaatataGACAGAAGTAAAATCTGACATGAACTACATAAGGGGGTGGGGAGTAAAGGGTAAAATTTCTGTATTTGGCTGTATTAAATTAAtgtgaacagaccaataatgaaTAAGGAGATCAAAGcaataatcaaaaacttcccaacagaGTCCCAGACCAGAGAGCTTCAATAGTCAATTGTAccaaccacttaaaaaaaaaaaatcaatgccagCTCATCTCAAACTTTTtccaaaaattgaagaagaaatactTCCAACTCATTTTAAGAGGATAGtactaccctgataccaaaaccagataaggatactacaaaaaaataaaactgtagacAAATATTCCTGATGattatagatgcaaaaaatctcaACCACAATTTAAGCAAACCAATTCAAAAGCACATTAATAGGCTCATAGacaatgaccaagtgggatttattactAAGATACAAAGATGGGTCaatatacacaaatcaataaatgtgaaacacagaataaagatttaaagggagaagaaatgggtaggaaatattagaaagggagacagaacataaagactcctaactctgggaaacgaattaggggtggtggaaggggaggagagcggggggtgggggtgaataggtgacgggcactgaggggggcacttgacgggatgagtgttattctgtatgttggtaaattgaacaccaataaaaaatttattatttaaaaaaaagatttaaaaccatATGATGGACTCAATACATgtagaagcatttgacaaaattcaattcatgataaaaactctcaactaATTAGGTATAAAAAATGTATGTCAACTTCATAAAGGTTATAtgtgacaagcccacagctaacattatacttaatagtAGAAagtgaaagctttttctctaagaccAGGAAGAAGACAAGAGTGCTCTTTCTTACTCCTGTATTCAACATAGAATAGGAAGTCCTAtacagagcaattaggcaagaaaaagaaataaaagcattcattggaaaagaagaagttaAATTATTCCtgtttgcagacaacatgatctTATatctgaaaatcttaaaaacaccaTCCAAAAAACCTGCTAGAACTAATCAACTAATTGAGAAAAGTTCCagttttcatttaagaaaatgaaagatttgtACACTGGAAAcaagaagacaatgaaaaaaatgaaaaagccacaaataagtgaaaagataTCCTGtatttatggattagaagaaataatattgttaaaatatccataccatccaaagcaatctatagattcaatgcagtgtctataaaaattcatattttttcacaGTAATAGGAAAAACAACCCAAAATTCATAGGAACCCCAAaggatcccaaatagccaaagcaatcgtcagggaaaaaataaagctagaggtaacacactccctgatttcaaacaatATTATAAAGCTTTAATAATCAAAACTGTATTatactagcataaaaacagacacgaagacaatgaaacagaataagtagctcagaaataaacccaagtatatatagtcaactaatctttgacaggGGTAATAAGAatattcaatgaggaaaggataaactctttaataaatggtgttggggaaactgaatAACTCCCtgcaaaaaatgaaatagatccATATGcaccatataaaaaattaatttaaaatggattaacaATGTATCTAtaatacctgaaaccataaaactcctaaaacttAGGGGAAAAGCTACTGGACATTGACctttgcaatgattttttttgtacatgacaccaaaagcataagaaacaaaagcaaaataaaagcaaataaataagtgggtctatatcaaactaaaaaacttctgcatagcaaaaaatccatcaacaaagtgaaaaggcaacctatggaaagagaaaatattaataatattaatattcaaattCATACAACtctgtagaaataaataaataaataaataaataaacaaataaacaaacaaacaaacaagcaatcaAGCAAAGGAACTAAATAGCCATCccaaggaaaacattaaaatgccCAACAGGTGTaggaaaggtgctcaacatcaccaatcatcagggaaatgaaaatcaaaaccgcaatgagataatTCCTCATATCTTTTAGGATGGCTATgatcaaaaaacaaatgatcacaaatgCTGGTGAGGGTATGGAGTAAAGCGAAGTCTTGAACACTTAGGTAGGAATGTAAATCgatacagccattatggaaaacaatatgcatgttcctcagaaaattacaaataacTTATGATTCAGCAAACTCACTTCTGAGTATAcatccaaaagaaattaaatcagtatctcaaagagatactcccatgttcattgcagcattattcacaatgggaAAGATATGGAAACCTAAGCGTCTGTTgatggatgaaaaaaatgtgatttatacccacacacaaacacacacacataatggaatattgtgcagccataaaaaagaaggaaatcttgccatttgtgacaatatggatgaaactggaggatattatggtaagtgaaataggtcagacacagaaagacaaatatggtatgatttcacctacaagtgaaataaaagtaaagaaactgACAGGACCAGGgattagaatggtggttgccaggggtttggatagagggagaaatggaaagatattggtcaaagggtacaaactttcagttatagaTCTGGAGATCTAATGCAGGATGGCAATTACAGGTAATTACGCtctattgtatacttgaaatttgctgagagtagattCTAAGTGTTTTCCCCACACACATAACAAGGGTAACTTTGTGACGTGATGGATATGTAAATTAACAagactgtggtaatcatttcacgatttttaacatatattaagtCATCATGTTATATACCATAAAAACCACATTGAAgaacctaaatatatataatttgcacCTGacaatcatacttcaataaagtcaaaaaaatgtttaaaatatgtgcattctgagaaataaaaatttacttaagaAAGATTGGTATTTaagcatgcacatacacacaaacacgcacacacacacccactcaTACCACAAACCATACCATGTGGTATACTGAAATTCAAATGGAAATATGTCCAAGTTGCTTTTACATTATTAGATCATAGAAGTTTAGAGCTGGAGAGCTCTGTGAAAATCATTTAGTGAGATTTCCCCCTCTATAAACAAGTGAACTAGAGTAAAAGTGATGAAATAATATTCCAATTTCACAAAGTCACTGTTACTATataattaggaagaaataaaagcagtCTTGCTCATGTGTTAGTGGAATcagacaataataaaaatgatatggtATGATTCTCAGACAGTAGCTAATGGTACAGTCTGAAAATATAGATCAATTGCTGACTACACATGAAAATATAGGCCTTATATGACTGAAAGATAAAGGACTCCTATAGAGGGTAGTACATTATAGGGCACTTTATGGATTGAAGGATTACCAAAGTGGGGAATACCTATGTTTATCATAACATTTTCCATATGAATTCATAAAAGGACAAATGGAAgcctttattctctttttgtaAGTAGCCCCTTGAGGACATGAGATGAGAGTACATAAAGGCTTTCAAGCAATGCAACAATGTGTGCAAAAAATATGCATCCTACTATCTCCCTCAGGATCTGGAAATGTACTTAACAATTTTTATGCTTGTAAGCAGAAAAGTCTGGAACTAAAAGCGGTTATGGGTTCCCTACTAAAACGATCCAGGAGGAGGCAAATCTGGCAAATGGATTACATTGGTCCATTACCCTTGTTTCTGGGTAAATAACAATGAGACTTGATCGAGAGAGGCATTCACTCTGGATTTGATTTGTATAACTTGGCAAATGAAGCAGAAACTCCTGCCACTGTTTAAGGCCTAGAGCAAGAGTATTATTTTAAGTTGAATATTGGTTATTTAAAGTGAAATTCAATAAGTTACAAAGCATTAAACATATACATTCTCATCCGCAAGATGTGGACTAAAGAAAATTGGAATAGACAACTGAAATCCTTGCTTACAATATTGGAGGCTGATAAGATATTAAAAGGTTGGCTTTCAGGACTGAATGAATGTGTGTTAACACTTAATGTATGTAGGATTAAAAGATCATCATTGACTATATTGTTGAGATATCCAGGGAGAATATATGgagaaaatagaatgaaagaaacacTCATAGAAACttctatatttctaaaaattttctttttctttggttgaCCCTATATTCCCGTGACATAGATTGCATTAATGAGTTCTGGAGGAAGGATCAATTGTTGAACACGACACATGACAATACATCTAAATATTACTGCCCATGTTCCTAAATATAGgtcattccttcttttatttttttttaatttttttttcatttatttatgatagtcacacacagagagagagagagaggcagagacacaggcagagggagaagcaggctccatgcaccgggagcccgacgtgggactcgatcccaggtctccaggatcgcgccctgggccaaaggcaggcgccaaaccgctgcgccacccagggatccccttttatttttttttaaatggaattaatgGGCAAATACTAACGCAATTGCTGGACTGTagtatagttctatttttaactttctgaggaacctctatagtgcttcccacagtggctgcacgaGTTTCCACTCCCAcgaacagtgtaagagggttgctctttcttcacatcctccccaaacctgttgcttcttgtgttgttgattttagccattctgacaggtgtgaggtgatagctcattgtagttttgatttgtatttccctaatgagcagtgatgttgaacatccttttatgtatctattggccatctgtatgtcttccttggaaaagtgTCTACTTATGAGGGAGATAGTAGGATGCATATTTTTTGCACACATTGTTGCATTGCTTGAAAGCCTTTATGTACTCTTATCTCATGTCCTTAAGGGGCTACTtacaaaaagagaataaaggcTCCCATTTGTCCTTTTATGAATTCATATGGAAAATGTTATGATAACCCATAGTTGGGTTTTTGGGGGGTattaagttttataagttctttatatattttgaatactgacCCTTTaccatatatgtcatttgcaaatatcttctattccataggttgccttttagttttattgtttctttctatgagcaggagctttttattttgatgtagtcccaatagtttatttttgcttttgtatccctgtcctcagaagacatatctagaaagaagttgctatagctaaTGTcaaaggttactgcctgtgttctcctctagggtgtTTATGGTTTCAGacctcacatttagctctttcatcccttttgaatttatttttgtttatggtataagaaagtgatccagtttcatttttttgcatgttgctgtccagttttcccaacactatttgttgtcTTTCCCATTGGATACTCTTTATTAAtggtttttttctgtctcttaccTAGTCAACAAGCAAACCTATATGCTTCTACTTACCCAACCTTACTCTATATAACAGACTAGAAAAAGGGGAATCACTGGCCATATCTAAATTGCTGCTAGCTTTATGGGTTGGTCCTCTAGCTGAACCTAACATCCCTACCCCAGGGAAGATAACCtgcataaaaattaacaaaaagtgaGAAATCAAAGTAAAAACATATGTATGACATCCTGATGACTAGGAGAAATACCGAAAATGACATCTTTGGGAGATGGCTATATAGacaacatttctaaaatattttttaaagatttattttgtttattttagaaagagagatcACGCACACATGTACACAATCAACgaggtgggggcagtgggagaggaagaaggagagtaGCCAACTCCCTGCTAAGCGCAGAATCTGACCTGgcgctcaatctcacaaccctgagatccaatgctgaaattaagagtccagtgcttaatcaactaagccacccagccgtacatttaaacattttaaaataatttttaattttaaaaatatttattaatcaaaaAATAATACACCTAACAATCTCTtagaaattttctgattttccagGGAGGGAAGCTTTATCATCAAATCTATTAATTTTCTGATCATTGATTAACATAATCATTCTTGTTTTATCAAAGCCCTACTGAACCCACTTTTACGTACCTATGGGATATTTTATCAGGTGAAAGTTTATTAGGTTCAACTTGATATAAGCCTATATAGAAGTTGCTAACATTTTTTATACTGTgtgggaaataatttaaaaattaagatctaAGGAGTTGGTTTAAACAATAGACAGCATTTCTACATGCCTAAAACCTTGTTGTCACATATATGAAATTAAAGAGAATTAAACAAGGATCAGATACAAACACAGGGTCTctagtggggaggaaggaggagaagtgCCAGAAATTCAAAAGCCATCACCTGCAGGGTCTATCTAGGGCATGCCTTTCTGAATAGAACCAAAAACAACACTGATGTGATCCAACCCAGAAGACAGAGCAGCAGCTGAGGGTTTTCTGCAGTGACAATACTTCATTCCTGTTGGGGTAGTGGTAGATCAGAAGAATTCAGTAACCAGATCACTTAGGTAGAAACTTAGGTCAACCGACAGAGGATTGGCAAAGAGTGAAGCCTCTGAGTAGGAGATAGGGAGTAACATTGTAGctccaaaacaaaataagaaagggGAATATTAAGTAGGAAATAAAGTCAAAGCCCAGCTATCACAGTGGGCTAAGAGATGACAGAAAAGATAGATGGCATCGCCCAAAGATATCCTACACTCAGCAATGGCCTTCTAGACAAGGAATcaatagaaaaaggagaaaaaaaaaactaatagacTTACTGAGGAGTTTGAACGCACTGGAAAATGAAATAACTGGTTTTATATTCCTAGTCATTGTTTTTACCACCCCTTCAGGCAGGTTTGAAATGTTTCTGCTTTATTTGGCTGAGAATACTCACCTTCCTCCCCCTTCTAGACTAGCTCCTCTGCTAGCCTGCAGCCTAGAGAACTCTGTAGGCCTCCACTCATCAAGCCAGAAGCCAGACTCTCTTTGTAGGAACCCAAAACTTTTGTAGCACCCCTCACTTGACTTGAGTTGGAAAAAACaattttccattcttctgcagGGACTATAGTGAAACATCTCCCACCACCCACTGTGGAATCCCCATAAGGTAGAAAAATCCCTTGATTGTTCCTTCCCTGGGCCTGAGCTTCTCTTTATATAGATatagaaggaaagacaaagaCAGTATGCTTTATATTAACAGAGTGACTTTTAGGAGAAGATTTTAGTTCTCATAATTATTAGCTTACAGTAAAAGAGGTGCTCAATAGTAACTTTTAGTCCTCAATTTGAAGTTTTAGCTTCAATTCTGAAATTCTAGGACACTGTGAAGTAGTGCTATGCTAGGTGCTTTCTCCAATTTATTGAAGCTCTAAGTGACAGTGAaacctggttttatttatttccttgttacAAGGTAAGGTAACTATGGCTTATAAAGAACAGTCTATCCAAAGTCATTGAGGtagtttgtaaaataaattttatactcTTGCCTATTTCCAAAGCTATGTGTGAATGTTTTCTATTATGTTTTCATACAGGACACCACAAACAATCATTTCAGATATCACCAGGGATGAGATTCTAATGGAACTCACCATGCTTGTGAGCTCTAGATCAGGACATTTTGGAAACTGAATTTAAAGGGAACTACATTTCTCAGTAATTCTACCTGAGTagggctggggaagggaaagaataaaaatatctctcCTTAACTATATAGTTTCTCCAAATAAGGTTTTTACTAATTGACCTATGAGTCCACCTTCATGCCTATTAATCAAAGACCTATATTTTCTGTATAGGAAATACTTACCGAATAGGTTTTCGGTTCAGCAGATATTTTACAGCAGTTTTTACATCCTTATTTCTCAAGCTATAGATTATAGGATTTAGCATAGGGGTCACTACCCCATAAAACAGGGAAATGAGCTTGTCTGAAGTTTGAAACTTGTCTTCTCCAGGCAATTCTTGGGACTTGGGCTTGGCATACATGAAGAAGATGGTACCATAAAATATGATCACCACAGTCAGATGTGCTGAGCAGGTGGAAAAGGCCTTGTGTCTCCCTGTAGCTGAGTTCATTCTCAAGATGGTGTAGAGGATGAacatataggagaaaaaaatgaccagCAGTGGAAGAACCAGGAATGCCATATTTGATATCACCATGGTGACAATATTGAGGGATATATCAGCACAAGCTAGCTTAAGGACAGCTAATATTTCACACGTGAAATGATTGATAATATTATTCCCACAGAAAGGCAGTCGCATGGCAAGAAATGTTTGTACAATTGAGTTGATTCCACCAGAGAGCCATGACACAGAAGCCATTAGTACATACACCACCTTGTTCATGATGATGAGGTATCTCAGAGGGTTACAGATAGCTACGTAGCGATCAAAAGCCATCATGCCAAGGAGCAAACACTCTGTTGATCCCATTGCAAACCCAAGGAACATCTGCACTGCACACCCAGAGAAGgaaatgttccttttctttgaaattaagCTCACCAATGTTGAGGGAACAGAGGAAGATGTATAGCAGATGTCCAGGAAAGAGAGGTTAcccaggaagaagtacatgggggtgtgaaGATGAGAATCGAAGATGCTTGCTATAATCAGAAGACCATTGCCAATTAGAATCACTAGATACATTACTAGAATTAGAACGAAGTAAATGATCTCAAGTGTTGGGTAACCAgcgagtcccagaagaagaaattctgatGCAGATGTCTGATTAATTTCATCCATGTCATCTGCTTTTCAGGATGTCAAaggaaaatataacataaaatattttcactgccaAGAAACAACTGTTACAAATTACCTGAACAATTCATTTTTTAGATGGTGTTATAAGGAGTGTTTGCTTGAAGCTCTGATATCCAATCATCTTCAACAATGCCTGTGACAAGGAATCAATGAAATTGGGAATGACGGAAGTGCCGATGTCCACTGCTAATATGCGAAGATCTACCTACGATTAGACAGACAAACAGAAGTAACCTTTCCTGCTGTTGACATGTTCCTGGATTAAGGTTTCTAAATTTCCTAATTACCAACTATGAGCCTGACTTTATAAGCCCCAGAAAGCAGGCAGTGGAGATGGCAAAGTCCACTCAACAAGGACCAGAAATGTGATTCAGCAACTATATCATG
This portion of the Canis lupus dingo isolate Sandy chromosome 11, ASM325472v2, whole genome shotgun sequence genome encodes:
- the LOC112649728 gene encoding olfactory receptor 13C3; the protein is MDEINQTSASEFLLLGLAGYPTLEIIYFVLILVMYLVILIGNGLLIIASIFDSHLHTPMYFFLGNLSFLDICYTSSSVPSTLVSLISKKRNISFSGCAVQMFLGFAMGSTECLLLGMMAFDRYVAICNPLRYLIIMNKVVYVLMASVSWLSGGINSIVQTFLAMRLPFCGNNIINHFTCEILAVLKLACADISLNIVTMVISNMAFLVLPLLVIFFSYMFILYTILRMNSATGRHKAFSTCSAHLTVVIIFYGTIFFMYAKPKSQELPGEDKFQTSDKLISLFYGVVTPMLNPIIYSLRNKDVKTAVKYLLNRKPIR